From the Esox lucius isolate fEsoLuc1 chromosome 21, fEsoLuc1.pri, whole genome shotgun sequence genome, one window contains:
- the tmem108 gene encoding transmembrane protein 108, with translation MKRSLQVLRHQLLSVLVILAVSAGLASSNQEPYTSRTTQGPVAMVEPHSAPPNQQLEGSGSGGDAPSLQRGSLPIIWPTTAHGSWGWHLTHHSSLGQTVTPASESSLTYTAATVTLSTVTIKQDPSPDKSAHFPNSDAVQPVHSYSSHHADEVLVPNSGPRGLNAVVNQGHSPLSPGPHGKDAPPPSMISVRGDTLSPEVGGPPAPRRTLEPTDPSQQDFTAELEPSSLSSSVDSGAVPKTPREHAQATPKLSRPHTITARQAHPPSNEDPTEELTTGKSLSEIPHSPARASPSPSPEALPSLAPKPSPLFSNATKTNDTTAQETGSEGGSPLAPQVNATDEAALVSWWPFSNASTYNSSAEGSLDKDMSQRNSSSFTEPSSTASRNFLNRLVPTTTRDPWVNDSSPAFDPPLSRSTICLSKMDIVWIVLAISVPVSSCSVLLTICCMRRKKKSSNQENNLSYWNNAITMDYFNRHAVELPREITCLDNTEEQETCLPPNGDYSDSGVVLVNPFCQETLFINREKACDI, from the exons GCGTCCTAGTGATCCTGGCAGTGTCAGCGGGCCTGGCGTCCTCTAACCAGGAGCCGTACACAAGCCGGACTACCCAGGGCCCTGTTGCCATGGTAGAGCCCCACAGTGCCCCCCCCAACCAGCAGTTGGAGGGCTCCGGCAGCGGGGGTGATGCCCCGTCCCTCCAGCGGGGGTCCTTACCCATTATCTGGCCCACCACGGCACATGGCTCCTGGGGCTGGCATCTGACCCATCACAGCAGCCTTGGGCAGACTGTGACTCCAGCCAGTGAAAGCAGCCTTACTTACACTGCGGCGACAGTAACTCTTAGCACTGTGACAATAAAGCAAGACCCCAGCCCAGACAAGAGCGCCCACTTCCCCAATTCGGATGCTGTCCAGCCGGTCCACAGCTACAGTTCTCACCATGCAGACGAGGTCCTTGTGCCTAACTCCGGCCCCCGTGGCCTGAATGCTGTTGTTAACCAGGGCCACAGCCCTCTGAGCCCTGGCCCACATGGCAAGGATGCCCCCCCGCCCAGCATGATTTCAGTGAGAGGGGATACTCTGAGCCCGGAGGTTGGTGGTCCCCCGGCCCCAAGACGTACCCTGGAACCCACAGACCCCAGTCAGCAAGACTTCACAGCTGAGCTGGagccctcatccctctcctcctcagtgGATTCTGGAGCCGTACCCAAGACACCCAGGGAGCATGCTCAAGCCACGCCCAAGCTGTCCCGACCGCACACCATTACCGCACGGCAGGCGCACCCCCCAAGCAATGAAGATCCAACCGAGGAGCTCACAACTGGAAAAAGCCTTTCAGAAATACCCCACTCCCCAGCACGCgcctctccatccccctcccccGAAGCCCTTCCTAGTCTGGCCCCAAAGCCCAGCCCTCTCTTCTCCAATGCTACCAAAACCAACGACACCACAGCCCAGGAGACTGGCAGTGAAGGGGGCTCCCCACTCGCCCCTCAGGTTAACGCCACAGACGAAGCCGCCCTTGTTTCATGGTGGCCATTTAGCAATGCCAGTACTTATAACAGCAGTGCGGAGGGCAGCCTGGACAAGGACATGTCCCAGCGGAACAGTTCGTCCTTTACCGAGCCCTCTTCCACGGCCAGCAGGAACTTCCTTAACCGCCTGGTACCTACCACCACCAGGGACCCCTGGGTTAATGACTCCAGCCCTGCTTTTGACCCGCCACTGTCACGCAGCACCATCTGCCTGAGCAAGATGGACATTGTGTGGATCGTGTTGGCCATCAGCGTGCCTGTGTCTTCATGCT ctgtcctCTTGACCATATGCTGtatgaggaggaagaagaagtcTTCCAACCAGGAAAACAACCTGAGCTACTGGAACAATGCCATCACTATGGACTACTTCAACAGGCATGCTGTGGAGCTGCCACGCGAAATAACGTGTCTTGACAACACTGAG GAGCAGGAGACCTGTCTACCCCCGAATGGGGACTACAGTGACAGCGGGGTGGTGCTGGTAAACCCTTTCTgccaggaaaccctgttcatcAACAGAGAGAAGGCCTGCGACATCTAG
- the cdv3 gene encoding protein CDV3 homolog yields MADVETGGAAPEKSLDDFFAKRDKKKKKEKGTKGKETAAGPTPIVLKKNKKEKEKSGMKNENQDAQPEKEDEEWKEFEAKEVDYSGLRLQALQMSDEKEEEEYEEEVGEDGEIILVSGDKMSGPWNKSGAPPPAAAPVEVEEIPESKPSGVYRPPGARLTTTKRGPNQGPPEIFSDTQFPSLGAGSKHVETRRDREMEKTFEVVKHKNRGREEGGSGGSLQQLELGNQYAILGDK; encoded by the exons ATGGCGGATGTAGAAACGGGTGGTGCTGCGCCGGAGAAGAGCCTGGATGATTTCTTTGCCAAGAGGgataaaaagaagaagaaagaaaagggcACCAAGGGAAAGGAAACTGCAGCTGGACCAACACCAATtgtattgaaaaaaaacaagaaggAAAAGGAGAAGTCTGGTATGAAAAACGAAAATCAAGATGCGCAGCCGGAGAAG GAAGATGAAGAGTGGAAGGAGTTTGAGGCTAAGGAGGTGGACTACAGTGGACTCCGCCTGCAAGCTCTGCAGATGAG TGAcgaaaaggaggaagaggagtatGAAGAGGAGGTCGGCGAGGATGGAGAGATCATCTTAGTCAGCGGAGACAAAATGTCAGGGCCCTGGAACAAGTCCGGTGCCCCGCCCCCTGCTGCTGCCCCTGTTG AGGTGGAAGAGATTCCTGAGTCCAAGCCTTCTGGTGTGTACCGTCCCCCCGGGGCACGTCTGACCACCACCAAGCGGGGCCCAAACCAGGGACCCCCTGAGATCTTCAGCGACACACAGTTCCCCTCACTGGGGGCTGGCTCCAAGCACGTTGAGACGCGCAG ggacagggagatggagaagacCTTTGAGGTGGTGAAGCACAAGAACCGTGGCCGAGAGGAGGGCGGCAGCGGGGGTTCCCTGCAGCAGCTGGAGCTTGGAAACCAGTACGCCATCCTGGGGGACAAGTAG